The Staphylothermus marinus F1 genome has a segment encoding these proteins:
- a CDS encoding NuoI/complex I 23 kDa subunit family protein, which produces MVLKAVLLGFKYLFKKPYTRMYPYKEEAYVTSKTRARHILYMDRCIGCRACQLACPADAIKMYHVEGDYPKNRKKIFPGIDYSRCTYCGLCVEACPVNALAMTNYTMEHLITEDKATTLYTPEMLAKPPEGKYVITLSKDTWKPPLTPPPKKK; this is translated from the coding sequence ATGGTGTTAAAAGCTGTGCTCTTAGGTTTTAAGTATTTGTTTAAAAAACCATATACACGTATGTATCCCTATAAGGAAGAAGCTTATGTCACGTCTAAGACTAGAGCTAGGCATATACTCTATATGGATAGATGTATAGGTTGTCGTGCATGCCAACTAGCATGTCCAGCTGATGCTATTAAAATGTATCATGTTGAAGGAGATTATCCTAAGAATAGGAAGAAGATCTTTCCAGGAATAGATTATAGTAGATGCACATATTGCGGCTTATGTGTTGAAGCATGCCCTGTGAACGCATTAGCGATGACTAATTATACTATGGAGCATTTGATAACAGAGGATAAAGCAACAACATTGTATACACCGGAAATGCTGGCTAAGCCGCCTGAAGGAAAATATGTTATCACGCTGAGCAAAGATACTTGGAAGCCTCCCTTAACTCCTCCACCCAAGAAAAAATAA